DNA sequence from the Pseudomonadota bacterium genome:
TGTGCCGATCACGACGCCGCCGACCACCACCAGGACCACGCCCAGCGAGATCCAGAGCCACGGGGACCTGAACACTTTGGCTCCGGTCGTCGCGCCGCCGTCGGGAAGCTCTCCGAGGTCCGGATCCAGCACCACGCTGTCGTCCTCCTTATCGTCGTCGAGATCGTCGAGGTCGTCTTCGGGGGGGGGATCCGGGGGAGGCGGCGCTTCGACGACCCGCGGTTCGCCCACCGCGGCGGCGAGCGCCTCGGCGAACTGCGGCGACGCGGCGTCTGCGGCGGTCGCGAGCGGCGGCAGGGAGACCCACGCGGGAGCGCCGGCGTGGGCCGCCCGGGCGGCGAAGCGGTGCGGCTTCGCGGCGAGCGAGAGGGCGACGAACCGGTCGACGCCGATCCGCGCGAGGAAGGCGATCGCCGCGGCGTCGAGAGCCGGCGCGGTCGCGGCGAGGAGCCGGTCCGCCTCGCCCTCCTCCTCGGGCGCCGGGAGCGGCGCGAGCACCATCTCGTGGGCGGAGGCGCCGGCGGCCGCGGGGTCGATCGCCTCGCAGCGCGGCGAGAAGCCGGCGAGCCGGGCCTCGACGTACACGCGGTGCGACCGGACCGCGATCTCCGCGCCGCTCCGGATCTGGGTCCCGCTCATCGCGAGCGAGGCACCGGGCGGCTTCGAGACGACGCGGATCGGGGTCGACGGCAGCTTGTCCGCGTCCGCGCAGGCGCGGGCGAAGGCGCCGACGATCTTCGGCGGGAAGCGCCGCGGATCGACCACGCGCGAGGGGTGCACCGCGTGGGCCGCGACGAACTCCGCGACGGCCGCGTCGTCCCGCCCGAGCGACCCCGCGACGGCGCCCGCGAGCACGTGCGCGTCGAACAGGAGGTCGCGGCAAGCCGCGCACGCCCCCCCCGCGACGCAGGCCGCCTCGGCCTCGGCGAGGGCCGCGCGCGCGACGTCCATCTCCAGGTTCTTGTACGCCCTGCGGGCGCGCTCGAACGCCTCGGTCGCTGCGGAGGGGACGAGCGGGGAGGCCGGGTCGCCTCCGGGCCGGGCGGCGAACGTCCTGACCTTCGCGCCCTGCGCGGTCCGGATCGCGGCCTCGATCGCGGTCACCTCGTCGGGCGTCGCCTCCAGAGGGACGCGCACGCCGACGTCGGCGCGCGCCGCGGTGGGGGCCAGGAGCAGGACGAGGGAGACTGCCGGGACGAGCCGCAGCGGGGAGAAGAGTGGCGGCGCCTTCGGGCTCATGGGATCATGGGTACGACACATCGAGGCGACGGACAATACCGCATAAATCTGACCTGGGCGCGCGGCTCCCGTACACTATAGCTGGTGAGGGCGGACGCAAAACGAGGTAGAACGATCGCGCCGAGATGAAACGGAAGCTGCACATCGCCCCGGTCGCGCTGTTCGTGTTGACCGCCGCCTTCCTGCAGGGCCGGACGGCGCTCGGACAGGAGCCCGTGCCGCAGGAGGCGGAGCCCGCACCCGCGGCCGAGCCTGCACCCGTGGCCGCGCCCGCGCCCCCTCCCGTCGAGAGACCCGGCGCGGAGATCACCTCGGACGGCGACGGCGCGGACGGCGGCGTGGCGATCGGCGAGTCGGAGAAGATCAAGATCGGCGGCCGCGTCCACGCCGGCTACCGGATGACCCGCGAGGCGCCCTCGCCCGCGGAGTCCGGACGCGACACGGAAAACGAGTTCATGGTCAGGCGCGCCCGCCTCAAGCTGAACTGGCGGCCCGAACGCTGGATGCTCGCGGTGATCCAGATCGACGTGGCCGAGGCGCTCCAGCTCGGCGGATCGATCCTGCGGGACGCCTACGTGCACCTCTCGCCGCTCGATCAGCTCCAGATCCGGATCGGCCAGTTCAAGAAGCCGTTCTCCGGGCTCGAGCTCCAGTCGCCCGCGAAGCTCAGGGTGATCGATCGCGGACCGGGCGTCGACTACATCGTCGAGGATCTGCTCTACGGAGATCGGGACCTCGGCCTCCAGCTCTCGGGCAGGCTCGTGAAGTCGGTCAAGCTCGACTACGAGATCGGCGTGTTCAACGGCAGCGGGCCGGAAATCGAGGAGATGGACAACTCCAAGGATCTCGTCGCGCGCGTGCAGATCCGGCCCGTCAAGCAGCTCGAGCTCGGCCTGAACGGCTCGGCGAAGTTCTTCAGCGAGCCGGATCCGGGCGAGGCCAGGCGGTCGTTCGCCGGCGGCGGCGACGCCCGCGTGCAGGTCAAGGGGTTCCGGCTCTACGCCGAGGGGCTCGTCGCGGGAAACCACCGGGAGTTCAACGTCCGGCGGGCCGCGGGCGTCGAGGACTCGCCGTTCTCGTTCGTCACGTTCGCCGTGATCGGCATGGTCTCGTACCGGCACAAGTTCGACACCGAGATCCGGTTCGCGATCGAGCCCGCGTTCAAGGCGGAGCTCTTCGATCCGGACACGAAGATCACCGAGGATCACCTCTGGGTGCTGACCCCGGGCGTCAACACGTACATCGGCAAGTA
Encoded proteins:
- a CDS encoding OprO/OprP family phosphate-selective porin, which codes for MKRKLHIAPVALFVLTAAFLQGRTALGQEPVPQEAEPAPAAEPAPVAAPAPPPVERPGAEITSDGDGADGGVAIGESEKIKIGGRVHAGYRMTREAPSPAESGRDTENEFMVRRARLKLNWRPERWMLAVIQIDVAEALQLGGSILRDAYVHLSPLDQLQIRIGQFKKPFSGLELQSPAKLRVIDRGPGVDYIVEDLLYGDRDLGLQLSGRLVKSVKLDYEIGVFNGSGPEIEEMDNSKDLVARVQIRPVKQLELGLNGSAKFFSEPDPGEARRSFAGGGDARVQVKGFRLYAEGLVAGNHREFNVRRAAGVEDSPFSFVTFAVIGMVSYRHKFDTEIRFAIEPAFKAELFDPDTKITEDHLWVLTPGVNTYIGKYFKLMIGGEFVRSNRNSPIDHPDSEALEVLACFDI